The Marinobacter szutsaonensis sequence GTCCAGTAGCTCCATGCAGGTCTGGCCCCGGAAGGCGTTGTAACGGTCCGGCCGGTTGATGGTGATGGTGGCGACGCCGTTGTTTTCGTCGTACAGAATGTCTTCATAATTCATGGTGCGTTCTCCTAAATCGTGTAGCTGGTCGCTTAGCCGGCCATGGTCAGGCCGCCGGACACACTGATCACCTGGCCGGTGATGAAGTTGGCGTCGTCACTGGCGAGCAGGGCGATGATGCCGGGGTAATCGTCCGGCTGGGCCAGGCGTTTCATGGGCACGGCGTTGCGGAAGGCTTCCAGCAGTTTCTCCGGGTTGGGTGCAGATTCCGCCACGCCCTTGAGCAGGGCGGTGTCGGTGGGGCCGGGGCAGACCACGTTAAGGCACACGTTCTTGGTGGCCAGTTCCCGGGCCACGGTCTTGCTGAAGCCCACCAGGCCGGCCTTGCAGGCGGCGTAGACCGACTCGCCGGAGGAACCGACCCGGGCGGCATCGGAAGCCACATTGATGACCTTGCCGCCGCCGGCGGCCACCATCTTCGGCAGCACCACGTGGTGCATGTTAAGGGCGCCGGTCAGGTTGACCGCGATCAGCTGGTCCCACAGTTTCGGTTCGGTCTTGAGGAACGGGATGAAGCGGTCGAAACCGGCGTTGTTCACCAGCACCGTGGGCACACCAAGATCGGTCTCGATGGCCGCCACGGTCTCGGTGATGGCGGCGTAGTCAGTGATATCCGCGGCATAGGCGCGAGCGGTACCGCCGGCTTCGGAGATCAGGTCAGCCGTGGCCTGGGCGGCACTCTCGTCCCGATCCAGGACGGCCACCAGGCAGCCTTCCTCGGCAAAGCGCTGGCATACGGCGCGGCCGATGCCGCCCCCGCCGCCGGTCACGATGACTGTTTTTCCGTTAAGGCCTCTCATGATGAATTGCTCCTGTTGCTGTTCAATCAATGGGATCAACCGCGCTTGGCCGGTTCCAGACGAACCTCTTTGGCCTGCTCGCGCAGTTTGAATTTCTGGATCTTGCCGGAGGCGGTGCGGGGCATAGCCTCGATTACTTCCAGGTATTCCGGCAGGTAGTTCTTGGACAGTTGTTGTTCGGTCAGGTAGGCCTTGACTTGGTCCAGGGTCAGGTCGGTGGCGTTCTCGTCCAGGGTGACGTAGGCACACAGGCGCTCGCCCAGGCGTTCGTCCGGACAACCGACCAGGGCCACATCGACAATGCCCGGGAACTTGTAGAGCAGGTTCTCCACCTCAACCACCGGGATGTTCTCGCCACCACGAATCACCACGTCCTTGGTGCGGCCGGTGATGCGGATGTAGCCGTCCTTGTCCATGCGCGCGAGGTCGCCGGTGTTGAACCAACCGTCCTCGTCCACGCCGTAGAGTTCGGGCCGTTTCAGGTAGCCGACAAACAGGCTGGAGCCCCGGACCAGCAGACTGCCTTCCTCTCCGGCCGGCAGTTCGTTGCCCTGGAAGTCGGTGACTTTCACTTCCATCCAGGGCAGGGCCTTACCGTCAGACTGGCTGGCCCGCTCGGCCGGATCTTCCGGGCAGGTCATGGTGACGGCACCGTTTTCGGTCATGCCCCACGCCGAGACAATCTTTGCCTTGAGCACCTTGCCGGCTTGCTCAACCACAGCACTGGGGATCGGTGCGCCGGCGGAAACGAAGATGCGCAGGGAATCCAGTTCGCCCTCATGATTGGGGGCGGTTTTGACCAGGTCGGCGAGGAAGGGGGTGGCGGCCATGGTGAAGGCCGGCTTCTCGGCGCCAATCACCTTGCAGACGTATTCTGCGTCCCAGATGTCCTGGAGGATGGCGGTGGTGCCCAGGTAAACCGGCATCATTATGCCGTACAGAAAGCCGGTCTGGTGGGCCACCGGGGAGGCCATCAGCACCTTGTCATCCGAGCTCAGGTGCAGCCGGTCGGCATAGGGCCGCACATTGGAGAACAGGGTGTTGGAGGTGTGCATGACGCCCTTGGGCTCGCCGGTGGTACCGGAGGTGTAGAGGATCTGGATGGCGTCGTCGGCGGTGAGCTGGCGCTCGGCAAACAGGGCCTTGGTGTCCTGCTTTTCTTCCCAGGCGGTCTCTACCAGACGCTGCTCGAAGCTGCGTTCGCCCTCGCCGCCAATCACCAGCAGGGTTTCCAGGTTGGGCAGTTCGGCGCGGATGCCGTCGATCATGGCCTCGTAATCGAAGCCCCGGAAGACCTTGGGAATCACCAGCAGTTTGGCTTCGCCATGCTTAAGCATGAAGCGCAGTTCACGCTCCCGGAAGATGGGCATGAGCGGGTTCAGGATGGCGCCGATGCGCATGCAGGCCAGGTGCAGGGCCGTGGTCTGCCACCAGTTCGGCAGCTGGCATGCCACCACGTCGCCTTTGCCGATGCCCATGGCCGCCAGGCCTGCCGCCATACGGGTGACCTTGTCATTGAGTTCCCGATAGCTGAGGGCGGTGCGGGTGTCACCGGTGACCTGGTAACCGACGATGGCTTCCCGGTCCGGGGTGCTGGCCACGGCCTGGTCCAGGTAGTCGGTGATGAGCTTGTCGTTCCATGCGCCGCTCTCGACCATGGCGGCGCGGCGTTCCGGATTGAGAGTGATGCCTGTTTCCATCTGATTCACCTGTTGTGTCCGGTTTGTTGTTGTTGGGAGGCCTGACCGAAAAGCGGGTCGTTGCCTTGTCAGTTTCAACATACGCCTTCTCAAAATAATATGTCAACATGTTGCCTTAAAAAATATTCGGGTGTAGTCTTTTTTGAATTGGAGACATCAACACATGCAGCTTTTTTAAAACAGTAATAAGAAATCGCCTCTTAGTGGAGATGGTTATGGGATACAGCAACATATTGCTTGAAAAGCACGAGGCCGTGTCGCTCATCCGGCTCAACCGGCCGAAGGTGCACAACGCGCTCAACAATGCACTGATGAACGAGTTGAGCGAGGCCCTCGACACTCTCGAGGCGGACGAATCCATCCGCGCCATTGTCATCACCGGCAACGAGAAGGCGTTTGCCGCCGGAGCCGATATTTCCGAGGTCCATGCCCTGGATTTTTCCCGGGCCTACCGGGAGCGCTTCATCTCCGCCAACTGGGAAACCGTGACCCGCTGTCGTAAACCGGTGATTGCCGCCGTAGCCGGCCTTGCGTTGGGCGGTGGCTGTGAGCTGGCGATGATGTGCGATCTGCTGATCGCGGCCGATACCGCCCGCTTTGGTCAGCCGGAAGTGAAGATTGGCACTCTGCCTGGGGCCGGGGGCACCCAACGCCTCGCCCGGGCCATCGGCAAGGCTAAAACCATGGATCTGTGCCTGACCGGGCGGACCATGGATGCGGAGGAGGCCGAACGCAGTGGCCTGGTGAGTCGGGTAGTGCCGGCAGAGCGGCTGCTGGAGGAGGCGCTGGCGGTGGCAAATGACATTGCCGGTTACTCGCAGATGGCCACCATGATCAACAAAGAGGCCGTGAACCAGGCGTTCGAGACCACCCTGCGTGCCGGGGTGGAATACGAGCGTCGTCTGCTGTGGTCCAGTTTTGCCAGCGAGGATCGCAATGAGGGTATGACAGCTTTCCTCGAAAAACGTCAGCCCGAGTGGAAGCACCGGTAACCTTTAAAAGCTCAGGAGCGATTATGGATATTCATTTCACCCCCGAAGAGCTGGCTTTCCGCAGTGAGGTACGGGCCTTTCTGGAACAGAATCTGCCGGCTGATATTGCCGAGAAAGTCCGTCTGGGCCGTCGACTCTCCAAAGAGGATCACCAGCGCTGGCAGAAGATCCTCAACAAGCAGGGCTGGTATGCCGTTAACTGGCCGGTGGAGTATGGCGGCACCGGCTGGTCCGTGGTTCAGAAGCACATCTTTGACGAGGAGTGTGCCGCTGCCGGAGCGCCCAGGTTGGTCGCCTTCGGCGTGAATATGGTCGCGCCGGTCATCATCAAGTTTGGCACCCAGGCCCAGAAGGATTACTACCTCCCACGGATTCTGCGCAGCGAGGACTGGTGGTGCCAGGGCTATTCCGAGCCCGGTGCCGGTTCCGACCTCGCTTCCCTGAAAACTCGGGCCGAGCGCGATGGCGATCATTACGTGGTTAATGGTCAGAAGACCTGGACCACCCTCGGCCAGCATGCCAACCGGATTTTCTGTCTGGTCCGCACCGACCCTTCGGCAAAGAAGCAGGAGGGCATCTCGTTCCTGTTGATCGACATGGATACCCCCGGCATTACTGTGCGTCCGATCATCACCCTGGATGGCGAACACGAGGTCAACGAGGTGTTCTTCGACAACGTTCGGGTGCCGGTAGAAAACCTGGTGGGCGAGGAGAACAAGGGCTGGACCTGCGCCAAGTACCTGCTCACTCACGAGCGCACCGGTCAGGCTGGCATCGGACTCTCCAAGGCGGCCCTGGCCCACCTGAAAGACATTGCCGGCGCCGAGACTGTGGCCGGCCGGCCACTGATTGACGACCCGTTGTTCCGCGCCCGTATTGCCGAGGTGGAAATGCGCCTGATGGCGGTGGAAATGAGCACCCTGCGGATTCTGGCCGCCACCCGCGACGGTGGCGTACCGGGCGCTGAGAGTTCATTGCTGAAGATCCAGGGCTCCGAGATCCGGCAGGCGATCAGTGGTCTGATGCGCAAGGCGCTCGGACCCAATGCACTGCCATTCCTGGAGCCCGAGCTGGAGCCGGAGTTTGACGGCGAGCCGTTGTACCGGGATTACAGTGCCTCCCCGGCTAGCCAGTATTTCAATCTGCGCAAACTGTCGATCTACGGCGGGTCCAACGAAATTCAGAAGAACATCATCGCCAAGCAGGTTCTGGAGCTGTAGGAGGGCGCCATGAATTTTGAATTGAATGAAGAACAACAGATGCTGGCGGACACCGTTGAGCGTCTGGTCCGAAACACCTATGGCTTTGAGCAGAGAGAGGCTTTTTACCAGAGTCCCCAGGGGTACAGTCCCGAGTTCTGGCGGCAGTTGTCGGAGCTCGGCATCACCTCCGTACCGATTGCGACTGACTATGAAGGTTTTGGCGGCACCGGCGTCGAGAACATGCTGGTGATGAAGGAACTTGGGCGTGGCCTGTGCCTCGAACCTTACCTGCACTCCCAGGTATACGCGGCCGGCCTGATCCAGCAGCTTGGCTCCGTGGAGCAGCGGCAGAAAATCCTGCCGTCAGTGGCATCGGGCGAACAGTTGCTGGCGGTGGCAGACGAAGAAGCGGGCACCCACTTCCATCCGGAGGCCAGCGAATGCACCGCCGTTCCCTGTGAACGGGGCTGGCGTCTGAGTGGCCACAAACGAGTGGTTATCGGGGGCGAGCTTGCCCACACTATTCTGGTAACCGCCCGAATGAGTGACGGAGACGGGGTCAGCCTGTTTTTGCTGGACCCGGCAGCGGAGGGAGTCTCTCGCACCGGCTACCCCTGCATTGACGGCCCCAGGGCCTGTGATCTGGAGCTCTCCGACGTCTACGTTGAGGCGGATGCTCTGATCGGCCCCGCGGGCAAGGCGGGGCCGGCACTGGCCTACCAGCGCGGCCGGGCTTTGGCGGCGCAGTGCGCCGAGGCGCTGGGCAGTATGGAAGAAGCCTTCCGTCTGACTCTGGAGTACCTGAAAACCCGCCAGCAGTTCGGCTCGCCGATTGGCCGTTTCCAGGCCCTGCAGCACCGGATGGCGGAAATGCGGGGAGAGCTGGAGCTGGCCCGCTCAATGACCATTCTGGCGGCATGCGTGGCAGATGACCCGGATTCGAGCGAGCGCAGCCGCCGGCTGGCAGCCGCCAAGTTTGTCGTCGCCCGGGCGTCAGAGCTGATTGCAGAGCAGTCCATACAGTTGCATGGGGGCATCGGCATGACCTGGGAATACTCACTGGCACACCACGCCAAGCGCCTGGTGATGCTCACCCATCAGTTCGGGGACGACGATTTCCACCTCGGACAGTATTCGGCTCTGCTGGAGATTCCCCGGCAGGCTTCACGGCAGGTGGCCTGACAGCCAGCCATCAAGACAAGATCAACAAACGGAGACAACCAACATGGCCAACCAAGCAAGTTTCAACTGGGAAGACCCGCTGTTGCTGGACCAGCAGCTGACCGAAGAAGAGCGCATGGTGCGCGACAGTGCCCGCCAGTTTGCCGAAAGCAAGCTCCGGCCCCGGGTGCTGGAAGCCTTCCGCAACGAGAAGACCGATCCGGAGATCTTCCGGGAAATGGGCGAGACCGGCCTGCTCGGCGCCACCATCCCCGAGCAGTACGGTGGCAGCGGCCTGAACTACGTGTGCTATGGCCTCATTGCCCGGGAAATCGAGCGGGTGGATTCCGGTTACCGTTCCATGATGAGTGTGCAGTCGTCCCTGGTGATGGTGCCCATCTACGAATTCGGCAATGAGGAAACCCGCCAGAAGTACCTGCCGAAACTGGCCTCCGGCGAGTGGATCGGCTGCTTCGGCCTGACCGAGCCGGATCACGGTTCCGACCCCGGCAGCATGGCGACCCGGGCGCGCAAGGTGGACGGAGGTTACCGCCTCACCGGCAGCAAGATGTGGATCACCAACAGCCCGATTGCCGATGTGTTCGTGGTCTGGGCCAAGGACGATGATGGCGCGATCCGGGGCTTCGTGCTGGAGAAGGGCTGGGAAGGCCTGAGCGCACCGGCGATTCACGGCAAGGTCGGCCTGCGTGCTTCCATTACCGGTGAAATCGTCATGGACGGGGTGTTTGTCCCGGAAGAAAACGCCTTCCCGGACGTGCGGGGGCTGAAGGGCCCGTTTACCTGCCTGAACTCGGCCCGTTATGGCATTTCCTGGGGTGCCCTTGGCGCCGCCGAGGACTGCTGGCACACCGCCCGTCAGTACGTGCTCGATCGCAAACAGTTCGGTCGGCCGCTTGCGGCCAACCAGCTGATCCAGAAGAAGCTGGCGGACATGCAGACCGACATTACCCTGGCGCTGCAGGGGTGTCTGCGCCTTGGTCGCATGAAGGACGAAGGTACGGCGGCTGTGGAAATCACCTCCATCATGAAGCGCAATTCCTGTGGCAAGGCCCTGGATATCGCCCGCCTGGCCCGGGACATGCTCGGTGGCAACGGCATCAGTGACGAATTCGGGGTGGCGCGGCACCTGGTGAACCTGGAAGTCGTGAACACCTACGAAGGCACCCACGATGTGCATGCCCTGATTCTGGGCCGTGCCCAGACCGGTATTCAGGCCTTCTTCTGACATCTTTTTTATCATTTTTTCAGAAAGCGACCGCATTTTGCTGTAAATCGGTTAAAATGCGGTCGCCCAGCAGGGCTTTATTTAGTAATATTACGAAAATATTCGGGGTCGGCGAGAGCAGCCGGTCTTTCTTGTTGTTATTAAGACCAAAAGCGGTCAAAAAATGTACCTTCGGACCACGCCCCGGTACATAAATATCAAGGAAGATTCGGGCCCTTCGCCACATAATTCCAACAATCCGTTTTCTCAGAAGATCTCTGCAATGCCCACTACCGTGTTTTCCGGCTTCACCCACAATTTCCTTGGCAAGGCGCCTGTCTGGTACAAGCAGGCCATACTGCTGTTCCTGATTGCCAACCCGATTGTGATGTATGTGCTTGGCCCGGGCGTGGCGGGGTGGTTGCTGATCGGCGAGTTCATTTTCACCCTGGCCATGGCACTGAAATGCTACCCGTTGCTGCCGGGGGGCCTGCTCGCGGTGGAAGCGTTGCTGATCGGGCTGACTACGCCGGATGCGGTGTATCTGGAGGTGCTGACCAACTTCCCGGTGATCCTGCTGCTGATGTTCATGGTGGCCGGTATCTACTTCATGAAGGAACTGCTGCTGGTCACCTTCACCCAGATCCTGGTCGGAGTCCGCTCCAAGTCGGCGCTGTCCCTGCTGTTCTGCAGTGCGGCGGCGGTGCTTTCGGCGTTCCTGGATGCCCTGACCGTCACCGCGGTGATCATCTCCGTGGCAGTGGGCTTCTACTCGGTTTATCACAAGGTGGCGTCCGGTAAGGGCTACCAGCACTCTGACCACAACGCCAACAGTGACGAGGAAGTGATCGAGCTGCACCGGGAAGACCTGGAAAACTTCCGGGCCTTCCTGCGCAGCCTGTTGATGCATGGTGCTGTGGGTACCGCGTTGGGTGGCGTGACCACGATGGTGGGGGAGCCCCAGAATCTGCTGATTGCCAAGGTCGTGGGCTGGGATTTCATCGGCTTCTTCCTGAGCATGGCGCCGGTGAGTCTGCCCGTACTGGTGGGTGGTCTGGTGACCTGCTGGGCTTTGGAGAAGCTGCGCTGGTTCGGCTATGGCGGGCGTTTGCCGAAGCCCGTGCGCCGGGTGCTGGAAGAGTTCGCCGAGAACGAGCGCAACAAGCGTACCAAGGCGGATCAGGCGGCACTGTGGGTGCAGGCTGCCGCGGCTGCAATCCTGGTTATCGGTCTGGCGTTCCACCTGGCAGAGGTGGGCCTGATCGGCCTGCTGGTGATTATCCTGGTTACCTCCTTTACCGGCATCACCGACGAGCACCAGATCGGCAAGGCATTCCAGGAGTCCCTGCCGTTCACCTCACTTCTGGTGGTGTTTTTTGCCGTGGTTGCCGTTATCCACGAGCAGCACCTGTTCAAGCCGATTATTGATTACGTGCTCTCCCTGCCGGAAAGCGAACAGCCGGGCATGTTCTTCCTCGCCAACGGCCTGCTCTCCATGATCAGTGACAACGTGTTCGTGGCCACGGTTTACATCAGCGAGGTCAAACAGGCCCTGGATGCCGGCGCCATCAGTGTCGAGCATTTCCGGGATCTGGCGGTGTCCATCAACACCGGCACCAACCTGCCCAGCGTGGCAACCCCCAACGGCCAGGCCGCCTTCCTGTTCCTGCTGACCTCCGCGATTGCTCCGCTGGTGCGCCTTTCCTACGGGCGCATGGTCTGGATGGCACTGCCCTACACCCTGGTGATGGGCGGCATTGGCCTGTATTTCGTGGTCTACCATATCTGACAAGTTGCGGGATTTGCGCCACGCGTCAGTGCAGACTCCCGAAGTTCTGGTACTCTAATCTGCAGAGAAATTTGCAGAACTGGAGATCATGAATAGTCGCGCGCAGTTGTCCTCCGGATTCCGGGAGGTTCGGTTTACGGTCCGGTTTTGTGCCTGGGCGATCATGGCCCTGTTGGCTATCGCAGCCTCTTCGTCCGCTGCGGAGCCCACCGGGGATCGCCGGGTTATCACCATTGCCTACAACGAATTCCCGCCCTTTGCCCATCACACCCAATCCGGCGAGGCCTCCGGCCTGATTATCGAAATGACCCGCAAGGTGGTTGAAGAGGCAGGCTATGAGCCCGAATTCCTGTTTCTGCCCATCAGCCGGATCTACCTCTACCTGAAAAACGGCACGGTGGATGCCTGGCCCGGGCTGACCAACATTCCCCAGCTGAAGGGGGAAGTCCTGGAAAGCTGGGCCCAACCACTCACTGTGCAGCTCAGCGCCTGGTACCTGGAGGGCAATCCGCCCCTGAATCACTTTGATGACCTCCAGGGCAAGACCGTGATCGTGATCGGAGGCTACACCTACGCCGGCATGATCCAGTGGTTGCGGGAGTCCGACCAGATTCTGGTCACCGAGGCTCCGAATCACCGGGCGGCCATCGATATGCTCAAGCGCCGGAGGGGCGACTACGTTCTGGATTACCGTGCACCGGTACAGGAAATCCTGACGGAACCGTCCGACCGCGTGGTGAGGGAATCGCAAGTCCGCTCCCGGACCGCAGCCTGGCTGTTCTCCCTCGCCAACCCGCGGGCGGCGATTCTCCGGGAAGAGTTTGATGACGCCTACCTGCGCCTGGTGCAGCGGGGTGAACTACCGGCGATCTACCCGAACAGCCATGGCTACGTGATTCCCGGTTTTCCCGAAGCCTACCGCTGAGTTCCGATTCGTTCAGGGCATGAGGATGAGGTCCCGGTACCAGGCAGTGGCTCGCTCTCCGGTGTTGTCCGAATCGGACATGATGGCGATACCCACCACCGGTGGCGGATCCTCGCCGAAGGCCTTGCGGTAGTCCGCCACGATATCCCGTTCCACGCTGACCCATTGGCCGACCTGACTGCCGCCGGAGTTTACCGCCACCATCATGGTCCGGTCAGTGTAGGAATTGGCGATGAATTCCCCCTCGGGCAGTTTGTTGGCCCAGATGTAATTGAGGGCATTGCCGGGCAGGGTCTCCCCGAACAGTACTTCCACCGTCTTGCGTTTGGCCCGCTCGAAGAACCCGGCGTCCTCGGGCTGGAACTCGAAGGCCACGTAGATCCGGGCCGGGTAGTCGTCGCCGGATTTTTCCCGGGCGTTGCCGCCTTCGAACACGTTCGAGACCTTCCACTGCCAGGCCAGCTTCAGGCTGTTATCCGGTTCCAGCTTCAGGCGGGTGATCAGACCTGAGGCACCACCCTCGGTGGTGGCCCTGACCACCTGTTGGCCATCCTCCTGCACGAGTTCATAGCGGGTGTGCCGGTCGATCTTCGGGAAGTGCAGCGGCTCCCAGCCATCATCCAGCGACCCGATCTGCGAGAAAGGCGGTATCGGATTGTTGACGGCCAGGGCCTGGGCGCCCAACGCCGCAGACACGGTGATGCCGGCCAGCCAGTACCAGCGAGAGTTCATGGCCTACCCCTTGTGATGGTGTTTCAACGAAGACAGGGCAATGGCGGAAAAGTGCCTTGTCCCGATGCTGTTACGTGTATATAGTGCTTCTATCCTTGGTCAACTACCAGATGTTGTGATCATTCACTGATCACCTCCGGTAGTCGGGAATCCGGTGAGAATCCGGAACTGACGCGCAGCGGTATTGGGGAACGAGCGTGGCACGATGACACTGGCATCCGCCGGGAAGTCGCCACGCAAGGCCGAATCGAACGATTCACGCCCCTGAGTCCGAAGACCTGCCAGGGATCAGGAGCCACTAACACCGGCTTCTGGACTGCACCTTCGCGACTCAGGGTGAGCAGACCGGTTCCCGTTGCCTGTTCTCCAGGCAAAGTGTGCCCCTGCATTCGCGAAGGTGAAATGGAACCAACGCGAACTCAGGAGAGCACCATGACTGCTACCGCCTTCGCCGAACCACCGGCAGCTTCCACCGATACCGAATCCCTTCAGGTAATTAAACGCAACGGCACCCTGGTTGGATTCAATCCGGCCAAAATCAGTGTTGCCGTCACCAAGGCCTTCCTTGCCGTGGAAGGTGACAAGGCCGCTGGCTCTGCCCGAATCAACGATGCCGTACACCGGGTGACCGAACAGGTGGTCCAGGCCATCAGCCGGCGCCTGAAAGCCGGCGGTAAAGTCCACATCGAGGATATCCAGGACCAGGTGGAACTGGCGCTGATGCGGGCCGAGGAACAGAAAGTGGCCCGGGCCTACGTGCTGTACCGGGAAGAGCATGCCCGCAAGCGTGCGGTGGAAGAACCCATGGAGGCGCACCCGCATCTGACCGTTAAAAAGGCGGACGGCAGCATCGCCCCGCTGGATCTGGGCCTGATGAAGCTGCAGGTGGAACAGGCCGCCACCGGCCTCGACGGCATTGACGGCGAATCCCTGGTGGACGATGCCCTGCGCAACCTGTACGACGGCATCGAAGAAACCGAAGTGCTCTCGGCCTTGGTCATGACCGCCCGTAGCCGGATCGAGCAGGAGCCGGACTACAGCGCCGTCACCGCCCGCCTGCTGCTGGAACAGCTGCGACTTGAGGCTGCCGAGGCGCTGGACCTGCCCCGGAATCAGTCCTTGGCGGAGGTTTATCCACAGGCCCTGAGTGCGTTCATCCACGCCGGTATCCGTTACGAACTGCTGGACGAAGCCCTGGCGGCCTTCGATCTGGAGCGCCTCGGCGAGGCCCTGAAACCCGAGCGCGATCACCAGTTCGGCTTCCTCGGCCTGCAGACCCTTTACGACCGTTACTTCCTGCACTGGAACAAAGCCCGGCTGGAACTGCCCCAGGTGTTTTTCATGCGCGTGGCCATGGGCCTGGCCCTGCGGGAAGACGACCCCAATGCCCGCGCCATCGAGTTCTACGAGTTGCTGTCCAGCTTCGACTACATGGCGAGCACGCCGACCCTGTTCAACTCCGGCACCCGACATTCCCAGCTGTCCTCCTGCTACCTGACCACCGTGCAGGACGATCTCGAAAGCATCTACGGCGCCATCCGCGACAACGCCATGCTCTCCAAGTGGGCCGGCGGCCTGGGCAACGACTGGACCCCGGTGCGGGCGCTCGGCTCCCACATCAAGGGCACCAACGGCCAGAGCCAGGGCGTGGTGCCGTTCCTGAAAGTGGTGAACGACACCGCCGTGGCCGTCAACCAGGGTGGCAAGCGCAAGGGCGCGGTCTGCGCCTATCTGGAGAGCTGGCACCTGGACATCGAGGAATTCCTGGAACTGCGCAAGAACACCGGCGACGAGCGCCGCCGTACCCACGACATGAACACCGCCAACTGGGTGCCGGACCTGCTCATCGAGCGCATGCGCGAGGACCGCGACTGGACCCTGTTTTCCCCCAGCGACGTACCGGACCTGCACGACCTGTACGGCAACGCCTTCCGGGAGCGCTACGAGCATTACGAAGCGCTGGCGGAGCAAGGCAGGATCAAGCTGGCGAAGAAAATCCCGGCCAAACAGCTGTGGCGCAAGATGCTGACCGTGCTGTTCGAGACCGGCCACCCCTGGATCACCTTCAAGGACCCCTGCAACCTGCGCTCGCCCCAGCAGCACCGGGGCGTGGTTCACAGCTCCAACCTGTGCACCGAGATCACCCTGAACACCCGCGAGGATGAGATTGCGGTCTGCAACCTGGGTTCGGTGAACCTGGCCGCCCATATCGTCGGCGGGGAGCTGAACGTGCAGCGCCTGGAACGCACCGTCACCACCGCAGTACGGATGCTCGATAACGTCATCGATATCAACTACTACGCCGTGCCCCAGGCGCGGAACTCCAACCTGAAACACCGCCCCGTGGGCCTGGGCCTGATGGGCTTCCAGGACGCGCTCTACCAGCTGGGCCTGCCGTACTCCAGTCCCGAGGCGGTGGAGTTTGCCGATGTTGCCATGGAGCAGCTCAGCTACTTTGCCATCCGCGCCTCTGCCACCCTGGCGGGCGAACGCGGCGCCTACGAGACCTATGAAGGCTCACTCTGGCACCAGGGCATCCTGCCCATCGACTCTATCAACCTGCTGAAGAAAAACCGCCGGGATGGAGACTGCTCGGTGAACACCGACACGCGCCTGGACTGGACCCCGGTGCGTGATCTGATTGCCAAAAACGGCATGCGCAACAGCAACGTCATGGCCATCGCGCCCACCGCCACCATCTCCAACATCGTCGGAGTGTCCCAGTCCATCGAGCCGGCGTACCAGAACCTGTTCGTCAAATCGAACCTCTCCGGCGAGTTCACGGTGGTGAACCCCTCTCTGGTTCGTGACCTCAAGGCCGAGGGCCTGTGGGACAACGTCATGGTCAACGACCTCAAGTACTTCGACGGCTCG is a genomic window containing:
- a CDS encoding SDR family oxidoreductase, translated to MRGLNGKTVIVTGGGGGIGRAVCQRFAEEGCLVAVLDRDESAAQATADLISEAGGTARAYAADITDYAAITETVAAIETDLGVPTVLVNNAGFDRFIPFLKTEPKLWDQLIAVNLTGALNMHHVVLPKMVAAGGGKVINVASDAARVGSSGESVYAACKAGLVGFSKTVARELATKNVCLNVVCPGPTDTALLKGVAESAPNPEKLLEAFRNAVPMKRLAQPDDYPGIIALLASDDANFITGQVISVSGGLTMAG
- a CDS encoding AMP-binding protein, which translates into the protein METGITLNPERRAAMVESGAWNDKLITDYLDQAVASTPDREAIVGYQVTGDTRTALSYRELNDKVTRMAAGLAAMGIGKGDVVACQLPNWWQTTALHLACMRIGAILNPLMPIFRERELRFMLKHGEAKLLVIPKVFRGFDYEAMIDGIRAELPNLETLLVIGGEGERSFEQRLVETAWEEKQDTKALFAERQLTADDAIQILYTSGTTGEPKGVMHTSNTLFSNVRPYADRLHLSSDDKVLMASPVAHQTGFLYGIMMPVYLGTTAILQDIWDAEYVCKVIGAEKPAFTMAATPFLADLVKTAPNHEGELDSLRIFVSAGAPIPSAVVEQAGKVLKAKIVSAWGMTENGAVTMTCPEDPAERASQSDGKALPWMEVKVTDFQGNELPAGEEGSLLVRGSSLFVGYLKRPELYGVDEDGWFNTGDLARMDKDGYIRITGRTKDVVIRGGENIPVVEVENLLYKFPGIVDVALVGCPDERLGERLCAYVTLDENATDLTLDQVKAYLTEQQLSKNYLPEYLEVIEAMPRTASGKIQKFKLREQAKEVRLEPAKRG
- a CDS encoding enoyl-CoA hydratase — its product is MGYSNILLEKHEAVSLIRLNRPKVHNALNNALMNELSEALDTLEADESIRAIVITGNEKAFAAGADISEVHALDFSRAYRERFISANWETVTRCRKPVIAAVAGLALGGGCELAMMCDLLIAADTARFGQPEVKIGTLPGAGGTQRLARAIGKAKTMDLCLTGRTMDAEEAERSGLVSRVVPAERLLEEALAVANDIAGYSQMATMINKEAVNQAFETTLRAGVEYERRLLWSSFASEDRNEGMTAFLEKRQPEWKHR
- a CDS encoding acyl-CoA dehydrogenase family protein, whose translation is MDIHFTPEELAFRSEVRAFLEQNLPADIAEKVRLGRRLSKEDHQRWQKILNKQGWYAVNWPVEYGGTGWSVVQKHIFDEECAAAGAPRLVAFGVNMVAPVIIKFGTQAQKDYYLPRILRSEDWWCQGYSEPGAGSDLASLKTRAERDGDHYVVNGQKTWTTLGQHANRIFCLVRTDPSAKKQEGISFLLIDMDTPGITVRPIITLDGEHEVNEVFFDNVRVPVENLVGEENKGWTCAKYLLTHERTGQAGIGLSKAALAHLKDIAGAETVAGRPLIDDPLFRARIAEVEMRLMAVEMSTLRILAATRDGGVPGAESSLLKIQGSEIRQAISGLMRKALGPNALPFLEPELEPEFDGEPLYRDYSASPASQYFNLRKLSIYGGSNEIQKNIIAKQVLEL
- a CDS encoding acyl-CoA dehydrogenase, translated to MNFELNEEQQMLADTVERLVRNTYGFEQREAFYQSPQGYSPEFWRQLSELGITSVPIATDYEGFGGTGVENMLVMKELGRGLCLEPYLHSQVYAAGLIQQLGSVEQRQKILPSVASGEQLLAVADEEAGTHFHPEASECTAVPCERGWRLSGHKRVVIGGELAHTILVTARMSDGDGVSLFLLDPAAEGVSRTGYPCIDGPRACDLELSDVYVEADALIGPAGKAGPALAYQRGRALAAQCAEALGSMEEAFRLTLEYLKTRQQFGSPIGRFQALQHRMAEMRGELELARSMTILAACVADDPDSSERSRRLAAAKFVVARASELIAEQSIQLHGGIGMTWEYSLAHHAKRLVMLTHQFGDDDFHLGQYSALLEIPRQASRQVA
- a CDS encoding acyl-CoA dehydrogenase, with product MANQASFNWEDPLLLDQQLTEEERMVRDSARQFAESKLRPRVLEAFRNEKTDPEIFREMGETGLLGATIPEQYGGSGLNYVCYGLIAREIERVDSGYRSMMSVQSSLVMVPIYEFGNEETRQKYLPKLASGEWIGCFGLTEPDHGSDPGSMATRARKVDGGYRLTGSKMWITNSPIADVFVVWAKDDDGAIRGFVLEKGWEGLSAPAIHGKVGLRASITGEIVMDGVFVPEENAFPDVRGLKGPFTCLNSARYGISWGALGAAEDCWHTARQYVLDRKQFGRPLAANQLIQKKLADMQTDITLALQGCLRLGRMKDEGTAAVEITSIMKRNSCGKALDIARLARDMLGGNGISDEFGVARHLVNLEVVNTYEGTHDVHALILGRAQTGIQAFF